One region of Acropora muricata isolate sample 2 chromosome 13, ASM3666990v1, whole genome shotgun sequence genomic DNA includes:
- the LOC136897042 gene encoding uncharacterized protein yields MGNTVFLFLFVSIACILLCDLPTPAAGLDVIMPTCSEKQFRDKDKMCSHRFLEKAMQHGVNCSEELKKYKMCYKNFTLDCYDGFLKSYPNMTTPMGRIADIKSKMHLFAGMICGITDGPVNTTGLPNKIKHLLKCKPEFFVQAKTCAMAFHTKFEKKMQNSSSPMMMPDLCDSFKAAKMCNAHFMKKHCTLEKSPPPDRFNPFCPNKMDRPDPKAGSSKIAITNGILTITSFAIYLLL; encoded by the exons ATGGGCAACAcagtgtttctttttctcttcgtttCCATCGCTTGCATCTTGTTGTGCG ATTTACCAACGCCTGCCGCAGGTTTGGATGTTATTATGCCCACATGTTCCGAGAAGCAGTTTCGCGATAAAGACAAAATGTGTTCCCACAGATTTCTAGAGAAAGCGATGCAACACGGTGTAAATTGCAG TGAGGAACTGAAGAAATACAAAATGTGCTACAAGAACTTTACCTTGGACTGCTACGATGGTTTTTTGAAGTCATACCCAAACATGACCACGCCCATGGGTCGGATCGCTGACATCAAATCGAAGATGCATCTCTTCGCTGGAATGATCTGTGGTATCACCGATGGTCCCGTCAATACCACAGGCCTTCCAAACAAGATCAAGCATTTGCTCAAGTGCAAACCAGAGTTTTTCGTTCAGGCCAAGACATGCGCAATGGCGTTTCACACAAAGTTTGAGAAGAAGATGCAAAACTCAAGCTCCCCTATGATGATGCCCGACCTGTGCGA TTCTTTCAAGGCAGCAAAAATGTGCAATGCACACTTCATGAAGAAGCACTGCACCTTGGAGAAGTCGCCACCACCAGACCGCTTTAATCCGTTCTGCCCTAACAAGATGGATCGCCCTGATCCCAAGGCTGGTAGCAGCAAAATAGCAATCACCAACGGAATACTTACGATAACCTCCTTTGCTATTTACTTGCTGTTGTAA
- the LOC136897038 gene encoding uncharacterized protein: MIMLPNKCMFSLCLVLLSGFTRALNCTSNSQDSAYEPFPKNVTPPQFHTRMEVTLSHRNETYFVIEIFDSEEERGTFTLFANGYEWESYWDKSENEIDYVYRDECKSYNWTQQGFDRYRCRFPPNESSLKLISDACSAAVVLDLVYKNKTQNARYLGEKIVRNIPVKGWRICKEETAMDYWFSVEGWEHTSGNTSVPVVVEARPQDATSLMGGIIHSYSFLDFYFIDPGFGVHSEIWCWGAVHGPLLPKLPSRFDVNLEYLFEESGRIWASREYYDLKKHQHRVDYDYHSSATRKAGARSHIVDFSSKSQTIYDRETGSCKDKGYINTQPTLLEKNDIYMFYVPFGKLSLFEDSEAKPFYQGRASTRGIQCDVWQQVRFNWPDKRVKKTIWRWYFTRTNWTQNLEVQPVPVMLTVEGNITINATAKVEYELLVNFYSFESRYPTENAFDLSYLCHKVPTPTAEKSRLSSGAVAGIAVVCTLLGLVLGVLVVYVVLKRSVISRMGPPPERFS; the protein is encoded by the exons ATGATCATGTTGCCCAACAAATGCATGTTTTCGTTATGCTTGGTTTTGCTCTCTGGGTTCACTCGAGCTCTGAACTGCACTAGTAATTCGCAGGACTCAGCATATGAGCCATTTCCAAAGAATGTCACTCCGCCGCAGTTTCACACTCGTATGGAGGTCACGTTGAGTCACAGAAACGAGACATATTTCGTTATCGAAATCTTCGATTCCGAGGAGGAACGAGGCACATTCACGCTGTTTGCGAATGGTTACGAGTGGGAGTCGTACTGGGACAAATCGGAGAACGAGATTGATTACGTTTACCGCGATGAATGCAAGAGTTATAACTG GACACAACAAGGTTTTGATCGTTACAGATGTCGCTTTCCTCCAAACGAGAGCTCCCTAAAGCTTATCTCCGATGCTTGCAGTGCTGCAGTCGTCTTGGACCTCGTGTACAAAAACAAAACGCAAAATGCAAGGTATCTTGGCGAGAAAATTGTGCGAAACATTCCAGTAAAAGGATGGAGGATATGCAAAGAGGAAACCGCAATGGACTACTG GTTCTCTGTAGAAGGCTGGGAACACACTTCTGGCAACACTTCCGTTCCTGTAGTCGTGGAAGCGAGGCCACAGGACGCCACCAGCCTGATGGGTGGAATAATACATTCGTATTCCTTCCTTGATTTTTACTTCATTGATCCCGGATTTGGAGTTCATAGCGAAATTTGGTGTTGGGGAGCAGTCCATGGCCCGCTCTTGCCGAAACTTCCCTCACGGTTTGATGTCAATTTGGAGTACCTATTTGAGGAGTCTGGGCGCATTTGGGCCAGTCGA GAGTATTATGATTTGAAGAAACATCAGCACAGAGTGGATTATGATTACCATTCCAGCGCAACGAGGAAGGCTGGGGCGAGATCACACATCGTGGACTTCAGCTCGAAAAGTCAGACCATCTATGACAGAGAGACAG GTAGTTGCAAGGACAAAGGATACATAAACACGCAGCCAACATTGCTAGAAAAGAATGACATTTACATGTTTTACGTGCCGTTTGGCAAATTGTCATTGTTTGAAGACTCCGAGGCGAAACCGTTTTACCAAGGAAGAGCGTCAACCAGAGGCATCCAATGCGACGTTTGGCAACAGGTTCGCTTCAACTGGCCAGATAAGAGGGTGAAGAAAACAATATGGCGATGGTACTTCACTCGAACAAATTGGACACAGAACTTGGAGGTTCAACCG GTCCCAGTAATGCTCACAGTCGAAGGAAACATAACAATAAACGCCACTGCCAAGGTTGAATACGAACTACTCGTCAATTTCTACTCGTTTGAAAGTCGCTACCCAACCGAAAATGCTTTCGATTTGTCGTATCTCTGCCACAAGGTGCCCACACCTACCGCGGAAAAGAGTCGTTTATCTTCGGGAGCTGTCGCCGGGATCGCCGTTGTGTGCACTTTGTTGGGATTAGTACTCGGGGTTCTAGTGGTGTACGTCGTCCTCAAAAGATCAGTTATCTCAAGGATGGGACCGCCTCCGGAAAGATTCTCGTAG
- the LOC136897040 gene encoding uncharacterized protein, giving the protein MEPDGDKATIVGCPSETSLAGKASVCQGCPGQYLCSQQGGIDPDQEMIDLRMNAIKHKILILSGKGGVGKSSLAATLSMTFSNMGKKVGLVDLDICGPSIPKLMATDGQQIINSAYGWMPLKSKHYDVKVMSVGSLLEKTDNAIIWRGPRKTGLIKQFLKDTFWSRLDFLIFDAPPGTSDEHLTVVKALKNVKPDGAVVVTTPQDLALVTIRKELNFCRKMGLKVLGIVENMSGFVCPHCQECSELFSSGGARKVAEEYGFRFLGSIPLDQNLCVCCEQGSNIFETFPETPAVKSLRSIASTLIEVTSS; this is encoded by the exons ATGGAACCTGATGGCGATAAGGCAACTATAGTTGGGTGTCCATCAGAAACG TCCTTAGCAGGGAAAGCCAGCGTTTGTCAAGGATGTCCTGGACAGTATCTTTGCAGTCAACAAG GAGGTATAGACCCTGATCAGGAAATGATTGATTTGCGAATGAATGCAATCAAACACAAAATTCTTATATTGTCCGGAAAAGGAG gTGTTGGTAAATCAAGCTTAGCAGCCACTCTGAGCATGACCTTTTCCAACATGGGTAAAAAG GTTGGCCTTGTCGACCTGGACATTTGTGGCCCCAGTATTCCCAAGTTAATGGCAACTGATGGACAGCAAATTATCAATTCTGCTTATGGATGGATGCCTTTAAA ATCTAAACATTATGATGTGAAAGTGATGTCCGTGGGTTCCCTGTTGGAAAAAACGGATAACGC CATAATTTGGCGGGGTCCACGGAAAACAG GGTTAATCAAGCAGTTTTTGAAGGATACTTTCTGGAGTAGACTAGACTTTCTCATATTTG ATGCACCACCGGGGACATCAGACGAACACCTCACGGTGGTAAAAGCATTAAAGAACGTTAAGCCGGACGGTGCTGTTGTGGTTACGACTCCGCAAGATTTAGCACTGGTGACAATCCGCAAAGAACTCAACTTCTGTAGAAAAATGGGTTTAAAAGTGCTTGGTATTGTGGAAAACATGAGTGGCTTCGTTTGCCCGCACTGTCAG GAATGCTCTGAACTGTTTTCGTCCGGAGGCGCAAGAAAAGTTGCAGAGGAATATGGTTTTCGCTTTCTCGGCAGCATCCCTCTTGATCAG aatCTTTGCGTGTGCTGCGAACAAGGCTCGAACATTTTTGAAACCTTCCCAGAAACGCCTGCCGTAAAGTCTCTGCGTTCAATAGCATCCACGTTAATTGAAGTGACGTCATCATAG